One window from the genome of Alkalihalobacillus sp. LMS6 encodes:
- a CDS encoding sodium:alanine symporter family protein yields the protein METFIVAVNNILWSSPVVYTLLGIGLIFSILTRFLQVRHIKDMFVLMFKGKSSDAGVSSFQALSVALAGRVGTGNIAGVASAIFYGGPGAVFWMWAIAFLGASSAFMESTLAQVYKTKQNGQYRGGPAYYIEKGLGQKWFGITFAIAALIAMSLLMPGVQSNAIAAAMTNAFDIPNWVTGVFLIAVLGLIILGGIKWIANTAAFIVPFMAIIYMIMAAVIIGMNITEVPATIQLIVSSAFGMDSIFGGLLGSAIAWGVMRGVYSNEAGQGTGAHAAGAAEVSHPTKQGLVQAGSVYIDTLLVCSATAFMILFTGMYNTQGVSEGDPNIVNALPNTEVGPEYTQAAINSIFPSFGTGFVAIALLFFAFTTIMAYYYIAETNVAYLMRGRKAAIPMLLIKLILLGATYFGTVRTAENAWLLGDIGLGLMVWINVIAIVLLAKPALRCLKDYEEQKAQGLDPVFDPKKLGIKNATFWETYEDPEKRKSV from the coding sequence ATGGAAACATTTATTGTAGCGGTAAACAACATCTTATGGAGTTCTCCCGTTGTTTACACATTGCTTGGTATCGGGTTAATATTTTCAATTTTAACTCGATTCTTACAGGTAAGGCATATTAAAGACATGTTTGTGCTTATGTTTAAAGGAAAATCATCCGATGCCGGGGTTTCATCGTTCCAAGCCTTATCCGTCGCCCTAGCAGGAAGAGTTGGGACCGGTAACATAGCTGGTGTCGCTTCCGCTATTTTCTACGGGGGACCAGGTGCGGTCTTTTGGATGTGGGCGATAGCCTTTTTAGGTGCATCAAGCGCGTTTATGGAATCCACCCTCGCTCAAGTTTATAAAACAAAGCAAAATGGCCAATATCGAGGTGGTCCAGCTTACTATATTGAAAAAGGGCTTGGACAAAAATGGTTCGGTATTACATTCGCAATTGCCGCTTTAATCGCGATGTCGCTCCTAATGCCAGGCGTGCAGTCTAACGCAATTGCAGCAGCGATGACAAATGCCTTTGATATTCCGAATTGGGTAACAGGTGTTTTCCTCATCGCTGTGCTCGGCTTAATTATTTTAGGTGGAATCAAATGGATCGCGAATACCGCGGCTTTTATCGTTCCATTTATGGCTATTATTTATATGATTATGGCGGCTGTTATTATTGGCATGAACATTACAGAAGTTCCGGCAACCATTCAGCTAATTGTTAGCAGTGCCTTTGGTATGGACTCTATTTTCGGGGGACTACTCGGAAGTGCAATCGCTTGGGGCGTTATGCGTGGGGTTTACTCAAACGAAGCAGGTCAAGGAACTGGTGCGCACGCGGCAGGTGCAGCAGAAGTATCGCACCCAACAAAACAAGGACTTGTGCAAGCAGGTTCTGTCTATATTGATACGTTACTTGTTTGTTCCGCGACAGCTTTTATGATTCTGTTTACAGGGATGTACAATACACAAGGTGTAAGCGAAGGGGATCCGAATATCGTCAATGCTCTTCCGAATACAGAAGTTGGACCAGAATATACCCAAGCAGCGATTAACAGTATTTTCCCTTCATTCGGAACAGGGTTTGTCGCCATCGCCCTTTTATTCTTTGCCTTTACAACCATTATGGCTTACTACTACATCGCCGAGACCAATGTTGCTTACTTAATGCGAGGAAGAAAAGCAGCCATCCCGATGCTGTTAATAAAATTAATTTTACTTGGCGCTACGTACTTTGGAACAGTTCGAACAGCAGAAAACGCGTGGTTACTCGGGGATATCGGCCTTGGATTGATGGTGTGGATCAACGTCATTGCCATCGTACTACTCGCGAAACCAGCTCTCCGATGCTTAAAAGATTACGAAGAACAAAAAGCACAGGGGCTTGATCCTGTCTTCGATCCGAAAAAATTAGGCATTAAAAATGCAACGTTTTGGGAGACATATGAAGATCCAGAGAAAAGAAAGTCTGTGTAA
- a CDS encoding maltose acetyltransferase domain-containing protein has product MMATEKEKMLLGKLYNPADVELAKDRKKARALMHAYNQTSHESERKAILNNLIGYSENQASFEGTIKVDYGYNIRVGKNFFANFDAVFLDVCAITFGDNCMLGPGVHVYTATHPLDPVERASGLELGKPVQIGDDVWIGGRAVINPGVTIGNRAVIASGAVVTKDVPDNAVVGGNPAKIIKMIDM; this is encoded by the coding sequence ATGATGGCAACGGAAAAAGAAAAGATGCTTCTTGGAAAATTATATAATCCAGCAGATGTTGAACTGGCTAAAGATCGAAAAAAAGCGAGAGCGTTGATGCATGCGTACAACCAAACGAGCCATGAATCAGAGCGAAAAGCCATTTTAAATAATCTGATTGGCTACTCAGAGAATCAAGCTTCTTTTGAAGGAACAATTAAGGTTGACTATGGTTATAATATTCGTGTGGGTAAAAACTTTTTTGCGAATTTTGATGCGGTGTTTTTGGACGTATGTGCCATTACGTTTGGAGACAATTGTATGCTAGGACCTGGTGTGCATGTTTATACTGCGACGCATCCTCTTGATCCAGTAGAACGAGCGAGTGGGTTAGAGTTAGGGAAGCCTGTTCAAATTGGCGATGACGTCTGGATTGGTGGACGAGCCGTCATTAATCCTGGTGTGACCATTGGTAATCGTGCTGTCATTGCTTCTGGTGCGGTTGTGACAAAGGATGTACCAGATAACGCGGTTGTTGGCGGAAATCCAGCAAAAATTATTAAAATGATTGATATGTAG